In Mastigocladopsis repens PCC 10914, a single window of DNA contains:
- a CDS encoding bifunctional serine/threonine-protein kinase/formylglycine-generating enzyme family protein — protein MQICQNPNCSNPLNLDSNRFCTSCGQSNFGNLLRNRYRVLRLLGEGGFSRTYAAEDVDRLDAPCVIKQFFPQVQGTSERTKAAELFKQEAKRLYELGENHWQIPRLLAYFEQGSSLYLVQEFIQGQTLLQELQQQNFTQEQIRELLVDLLPVLQFIHERNVIHRDIKPENIIRRQSDSKLVLIDFGGAKQVTQTSLSRQATVLYTIGYAPSEQMAGFACQASDLYSLGVTCVRLLTQCLPIQDPHGQIQDTLYDPMNGKWLWREYLQEKGVIIRDDLGQILDKLLKHLAKDRYQSATEVLQDLNATTSATPTILLTSQPKSPPQQHEVTTPIPELEASSEFPSLQIFEFDVVIVDAEAHEKNRHCRSAKFYAENLGNEVTLEMVAIPDGTFMMGSKDNEGDGDERPQHEVTIKPFFMGKFPVTQAQWKAVAALPKVKQSLNPNPSKFKGANRPIENVSWHEAVEFCARLFKKTGRQYRLPSEAEWEYACRAGTTTPFHFGETITAELANCSGSDTHVWEQKAKYRKETTPVGSFQVANTFGLYDMHGLVWEWCADPWHKNYDGAPTDGSVWEVGGDNNRRVLRGGSWSFSSVLCRSASRSWNEPDGGLRICGFRVVASCSI, from the coding sequence ATGCAAATCTGTCAAAATCCCAATTGCTCCAATCCCCTCAACCTTGACAGCAATAGATTTTGCACCAGTTGCGGACAAAGCAACTTTGGCAACCTCCTGAGAAACCGCTATCGTGTTTTAAGATTATTAGGCGAAGGCGGGTTTAGCAGAACATATGCAGCGGAAGATGTTGATAGACTCGATGCTCCTTGCGTCATCAAACAATTCTTCCCACAAGTTCAGGGGACTTCAGAACGTACCAAAGCCGCAGAATTGTTCAAGCAAGAGGCAAAGCGACTTTATGAACTGGGAGAAAATCACTGGCAAATTCCCAGATTACTTGCTTACTTTGAACAAGGTTCTAGCCTCTATCTGGTGCAAGAATTTATTCAAGGGCAAACTTTGTTACAAGAACTTCAGCAACAAAACTTTACTCAAGAGCAAATTCGCGAACTTTTAGTTGATTTGTTACCTGTTCTCCAATTCATTCACGAGCGTAACGTCATTCATCGAGATATTAAACCAGAGAACATTATCCGCCGCCAAAGTGATAGCAAACTCGTCTTAATTGACTTTGGTGGTGCTAAACAGGTGACGCAAACTAGTCTATCAAGACAAGCCACGGTGCTATATACAATCGGTTATGCACCAAGCGAGCAAATGGCTGGATTTGCCTGTCAAGCAAGTGATTTATACTCCTTGGGAGTGACTTGTGTGCGTCTTCTCACTCAATGTTTGCCCATACAAGACCCTCATGGACAGATTCAAGATACCCTTTACGACCCGATGAACGGTAAATGGTTGTGGCGAGAGTATTTACAAGAAAAAGGGGTGATTATCCGCGACGACTTAGGGCAAATTCTGGATAAATTGCTAAAACACTTGGCAAAAGACAGGTATCAATCAGCAACAGAAGTTTTGCAAGACTTAAATGCAACAACATCTGCTACACCAACTATTTTGCTGACTTCCCAACCGAAGTCACCGCCTCAACAACATGAAGTGACAACACCAATTCCTGAACTAGAAGCTTCCTCAGAATTCCCCTCCTTACAGATTTTTGAATTTGACGTTGTGATAGTAGACGCAGAGGCTCATGAAAAGAACCGTCACTGTCGCAGTGCAAAGTTTTATGCAGAAAACTTGGGTAACGAAGTCACGCTGGAAATGGTAGCAATTCCTGACGGTACTTTTATGATGGGTTCAAAAGACAATGAGGGAGATGGTGATGAACGTCCACAACATGAAGTGACTATCAAACCTTTTTTTATGGGAAAGTTTCCCGTCACTCAAGCACAATGGAAAGCAGTCGCAGCTTTACCCAAAGTTAAACAATCATTGAATCCTAATCCATCCAAATTCAAAGGTGCAAATCGACCAATTGAAAATGTCTCTTGGCATGAAGCAGTCGAATTCTGTGCTAGGTTATTTAAAAAAACTGGACGACAGTATCGCTTACCCAGTGAAGCCGAATGGGAATATGCTTGTCGCGCTGGAACTACGACACCCTTCCACTTTGGCGAAACAATTACCGCTGAGTTAGCAAACTGTAGTGGAAGCGATACTCATGTTTGGGAACAAAAAGCCAAATACCGAAAAGAAACAACACCTGTAGGTAGTTTTCAGGTAGCAAACACCTTTGGCTTGTATGATATGCACGGGTTAGTCTGGGAATGGTGTGCTGACCCTTGGCACAAAAATTACGATGGCGCACCCACAGATGGATCAGTTTGGGAAGTTGGCGGCGACAATAATCGTCGCGTGCTTCGCGGTGGTTCTTGGAGTTTCAGTTCTGTGCTTTGCCGTAGCGCTAGTCGTAGCTGGAACGAACCGGATGGCGGACTTAGGATATGTGGCTTTCGAGTTGTAGCGAGTTGCTCTATTTGA
- a CDS encoding UDP-N-acetylmuramoyl-tripeptide--D-alanyl-D-alanine ligase: MPYSATLSQLVEVLCARAANLSEAALASLSSGIQTDSRILKPGEVFVALRGEKFNGHDFVRMAIEKGAMAAIVDFEYDYSEFPVLQVKDTLEAYQKIGRWWRNQFQIPVIGVTGSVGKTTTKELIAAVLATQGRVLKTYGNYNNEIGVPKTLLQLSAEHDFAVIEMAMRGKGQIAELTQIARPTIGVITNVGTAHIELLGSEEAIAQAKCELLAQMPVDGVAILNHDNQLLIETAAKVWQGKVLTYGLSGGDIQGKLIDSDTLEVAGVQLPLPLSGRHNATNFLAALAVAQVLGIDWSCLKSGVIVDMPGGRAQRFTLPNDVVILDETYNAAPEAMEAALQLLADTPGKRRIAVLGAMKELGERSHQLHQRVGETVQKLNLDALLVLVDGEDAKAIANSAKGIPSEFFTTHADLVASLKSFVQEGDRILFKAAHSVGLDRVVNQFRTEFAK, encoded by the coding sequence ATGCCTTATTCTGCCACCCTAAGCCAACTGGTTGAAGTTCTGTGTGCAAGAGCAGCAAACTTATCTGAAGCTGCGCTAGCAAGTTTGAGCAGCGGTATACAGACCGATTCCCGTATCCTTAAGCCGGGTGAAGTGTTTGTGGCTTTACGCGGTGAAAAGTTTAATGGACACGATTTTGTCCGAATGGCAATAGAAAAAGGTGCAATGGCTGCGATAGTAGATTTTGAATACGACTATTCTGAATTTCCTGTGTTGCAGGTAAAAGACACGCTAGAAGCATATCAAAAAATTGGCAGGTGGTGGCGTAATCAGTTTCAGATTCCAGTGATTGGAGTCACGGGTTCTGTGGGCAAAACCACAACCAAGGAACTCATTGCTGCAGTTTTGGCAACACAAGGAAGAGTCCTCAAGACTTATGGAAATTACAATAACGAAATAGGAGTGCCGAAAACTCTGCTACAATTGAGTGCAGAACACGATTTCGCCGTCATTGAAATGGCGATGCGGGGGAAAGGGCAAATTGCCGAATTAACGCAAATAGCCCGTCCGACAATTGGCGTGATTACCAATGTGGGAACGGCGCATATAGAGTTATTGGGTTCAGAAGAAGCTATTGCCCAAGCAAAATGTGAATTATTAGCACAAATGCCTGTTGATGGCGTGGCAATTCTCAATCATGATAATCAGCTATTGATTGAAACAGCGGCAAAAGTCTGGCAAGGGAAAGTTTTGACTTACGGCTTGTCTGGTGGCGATATCCAAGGAAAGTTGATTGATAGTGACACGTTGGAAGTGGCAGGAGTGCAATTGCCTTTACCCTTATCAGGACGACATAATGCAACTAACTTCTTGGCTGCTTTAGCTGTGGCGCAGGTGTTGGGCATTGATTGGTCATGCCTCAAATCGGGTGTGATTGTCGATATGCCAGGAGGACGAGCGCAGCGTTTTACTTTGCCCAATGATGTGGTAATCTTAGATGAGACTTATAATGCTGCACCAGAAGCTATGGAGGCGGCGTTGCAATTGTTAGCAGACACGCCTGGAAAGCGACGTATTGCGGTGTTGGGTGCAATGAAGGAATTGGGAGAGCGATCGCACCAGTTGCATCAGCGAGTGGGGGAAACGGTGCAAAAGTTGAATTTAGATGCTTTATTGGTTTTGGTTGATGGAGAAGACGCAAAAGCGATAGCCAACAGTGCCAAGGGTATTCCGTCTGAGTTCTTTACAACTCATGCAGATTTAGTTGCCTCTTTAAAGAGTTTTGTCCAAGAGGGAGATAGAATCCTTTTCAAGGCAGCGCATTCAGTAGGACTAGATAGAGTGGTGAATCAATTCCGTACGGAATTTGCCAAATAA
- a CDS encoding ABC transporter permease encodes MFVFMYLPILVLTFYSFNQSPYSATWQGFTLEWYRQLFSDERILSALQNSLIVAFCAVGISAVLGTLMAVGLTRFQFPGKTLYLGISYLPLIIPDIAIAVATLVFLAAFAIPLSIWTIVAAHVVFCLAYVGLVVSSRLTNLDPHLEEAALDLGATPVQAFIKVLLPQLMPGIVAGCLLAFVLSLDDFLIASFTAGSGSNTLPMEIFSRIRTGVKPDINALSVILILVSAIVAFVAELIRASGQKMNSH; translated from the coding sequence ATGTTTGTTTTCATGTACCTGCCCATACTGGTACTTACCTTTTATAGTTTTAACCAATCGCCCTACAGTGCAACTTGGCAAGGGTTTACCCTAGAATGGTATCGCCAATTGTTCAGCGATGAGCGTATTTTATCGGCTTTACAAAACAGTTTGATAGTAGCCTTTTGTGCAGTAGGGATTTCAGCAGTATTGGGAACTTTGATGGCGGTGGGGTTGACACGTTTTCAATTTCCAGGTAAGACATTGTATCTCGGTATTTCTTACCTACCATTGATTATTCCCGATATTGCGATCGCCGTAGCTACGCTAGTTTTTCTCGCAGCATTTGCCATTCCCTTAAGCATCTGGACAATTGTTGCAGCTCATGTCGTGTTTTGTCTAGCATACGTTGGTCTTGTTGTGTCTTCTCGACTGACCAACTTAGATCCCCACTTAGAAGAAGCAGCACTAGATTTAGGCGCAACACCAGTACAAGCTTTTATCAAAGTCTTATTACCTCAGTTAATGCCTGGTATTGTAGCGGGTTGTCTGCTAGCTTTTGTCCTCAGCTTAGATGACTTTCTCATTGCCAGTTTCACTGCTGGTAGTGGTTCTAACACGTTACCAATGGAGATTTTTAGCCGCATCAGGACAGGAGTAAAACCAGATATCAATGCTCTTAGTGTTATCTTGATTTTAGTCTCGGCGATCGTTGCTTTTGTCGCTGAATTAATTCGCGCTTCAGGACAGAAAATGAATAGTCATTAG
- a CDS encoding tellurite resistance TerB family protein gives MGLFDKNFGLQSQVQEALSPAEAFAAMTLAATASDGYLSEGQARGISSALSRMKLFRSYSNDVMNRMFDKLLIILRRQGIDALFNLAKESLPYELREAAFAVATDLVLADGILTQEEQDFLTDLYQALGISGDIAIKIVQVMLIKNRG, from the coding sequence ATGGGTCTATTCGACAAAAATTTCGGCTTACAAAGCCAAGTTCAAGAAGCACTCAGTCCAGCGGAAGCTTTTGCTGCAATGACTTTGGCGGCAACAGCCTCAGACGGGTATCTTTCTGAAGGGCAGGCGCGTGGTATTTCGTCTGCGCTGTCTCGTATGAAGCTTTTCAGAAGTTATTCTAATGATGTGATGAACAGGATGTTTGATAAACTCCTGATTATTCTGAGGCGGCAAGGTATAGATGCTTTGTTTAATTTAGCTAAAGAGTCCTTACCCTACGAGTTACGGGAAGCTGCTTTTGCGGTAGCCACGGATTTGGTTTTAGCTGATGGTATTTTGACTCAAGAGGAGCAAGACTTCTTAACCGATTTGTATCAAGCCTTGGGAATTTCTGGTGATATTGCCATAAAAATTGTGCAAGTGATGTTGATCAAAAATCGAGGATAG
- a CDS encoding DUF1517 domain-containing protein produces MGKKLQQAIKPLLKSLFLLCLVFTLAFGHTDGALAASGGRIGGGSFRVPSSRPYSSPRTYAPPGGGYGGGYYAPYPGGGGFGFPFLIPFWGIGGGFGGLLGIFVFIAIANFLVQSFRRVASGDSGDSEMGYSSNSPVSVTRLQVGLLASARDLQTELNHIAETADTNSPEGRAEILQEASLALLRHPEYWVYAGGGTQQARLNSAEAQFNRLSLAERSKFTAETLSNVNNQLKAATPKNALPGAGELDNPTRLITEGPGEYIIVTLLAATLGKFQLPEVNNADDLRQALRQFGSIPGEQLLAMEVLWTPQAEGDTLTSDDVLAEYPDLKLV; encoded by the coding sequence ATGGGTAAAAAACTACAACAAGCTATCAAACCCCTGTTAAAATCTCTGTTCCTCCTATGCCTTGTTTTTACATTGGCATTTGGTCACACTGATGGAGCGCTAGCCGCTAGTGGCGGTAGAATCGGCGGTGGTTCCTTCAGAGTTCCCTCAAGCCGTCCTTACTCGTCTCCTCGCACCTACGCACCTCCTGGTGGAGGTTACGGTGGGGGATACTATGCTCCTTACCCTGGTGGCGGTGGTTTTGGATTTCCGTTCCTGATTCCGTTCTGGGGTATTGGGGGAGGATTTGGCGGTTTATTGGGCATTTTCGTTTTTATTGCGATCGCCAACTTCCTGGTGCAAAGCTTCCGTCGCGTTGCTTCTGGTGACAGTGGTGACAGTGAAATGGGCTACAGCAGCAATTCCCCTGTTTCCGTCACTCGTTTGCAAGTGGGCTTGTTAGCCAGCGCCCGTGATTTGCAAACCGAACTCAACCACATTGCCGAAACTGCTGATACAAACTCCCCAGAGGGTAGAGCAGAAATATTACAAGAAGCAAGCCTAGCTTTGCTACGCCATCCTGAATACTGGGTTTATGCAGGTGGTGGTACGCAACAAGCGCGTTTAAATTCAGCTGAAGCTCAGTTTAACCGTCTGTCACTGGCAGAGCGCAGCAAATTCACCGCAGAAACACTTTCTAATGTGAATAACCAGCTAAAAGCAGCCACACCCAAAAATGCTTTACCTGGGGCTGGTGAACTGGATAATCCAACCCGTTTAATCACAGAAGGACCTGGCGAATACATTATCGTCACCTTATTAGCTGCGACCTTGGGTAAATTCCAGCTACCAGAAGTTAACAACGCTGACGACTTGCGTCAAGCTCTACGTCAATTTGGTAGCATTCCTGGTGAGCAACTACTTGCGATGGAAGTTCTTTGGACTCCACAAGCTGAAGGCGACACTCTGACCTCTGATGATGTGTTGGCGGAGTATCCTGATCTGAAGCTGGTGTAA